One Rosa chinensis cultivar Old Blush chromosome 5, RchiOBHm-V2, whole genome shotgun sequence genomic region harbors:
- the LOC112203264 gene encoding uncharacterized protein LOC112203264, with protein MTVLASRMLYNRVSTLGAEDRGGSLFVINLTELLDFRPNRSILRRNIDEVATFNCTVWTADCRSDGSPAVIGTNLGAALVDLETGVKSWLLRGKSDVLAQQLVHSGNLVLCGLRNGAIVTVDVHEKREGFSARHASHRIRHSPLDSTPGKSSEKWFKLSGNIHPYHTIKMPSSIACLVSLQFDDQYFLASSMDGTVKLYDHRIIQRGAVQTYEGNVNSHTRLQLGVDPSERFFISGGEDCNLRLWSIKSGELLFEDKLTNTVTPTVCWQKAEAFKGLQDERQKL; from the exons ATGACGGTTCTAGCGTCCAGAATGCTCT ATAACAGGGTATCTACGCTAGGAGCTGAGGACCGTGGTGGATCACTTTTTGTTATTAACCTTACTGAACTCTTAGATTTTCGTCCAAATAGATCTATCTTAAGGCGGAACATTGATGAAGTTGCAACTTTCAACTGCACTGTTTGGACCGCAGATTGTAGATCTGATGGGAGTCCTGCAGTGATTG GAACCAATCTGGGAGCTGCTTTGGTAGATCTGGAAACTGGGGTGAAATCATGGCTGCTGCGTGGTAAAAGTGATGTTTTGGCACAACAACTTGTTCACTCG GGAAATCTTGTTTTATGTGGACTCAGAAATGGAGCAATTGTAACGGTTGATGTTCATGAGAAACGGGAAGGATTTTCTGCAAGACATGCTAGTCATAGAATACGGCACTCACCTTTGGATAGCACTCCTGGAAAATCTAGTGAAAAATGGTTCAAG CTTTCTGGAAATATACATCCGTATCATACCATAAAAATGCCTTCATCTATTGCATG TTTAGTATCGCTTCAGTTTGATGATCAGTACTTCTTGGCAAGCTCCATGGACGGAACG GTAAAGCTTTATGACCATCGCATAATCCAAAGAGGAGCTGTCCAAACTTATGAGGGGAATGTGAATTCCCATACTCGTTTGCAGCTTGGTGTTGATCCATCTGAGCGATTTTTTATATCAG GCGGAGAGGACTGCAATTTAAGACTTTGGAGTATAAAGTCAGGTGAACTGCTTTTTGAGGACAAGTTAACAAATACAGTCACCCCAACTGTGTGCTGGCAAAAAGCTGAAG CGTTTAAAGGATTGCAGGATGAAAGGCAAAAGCTATGA